The stretch of DNA ACGGTGGCGATGGTGACGGTGACGGCGATGGCGGTGGTGACGGTGGCGGCATCTCCGGCAAAGTTCCCTCAGCCGAGGGGGCGCCAAAAAACAATGACGCTACCCAGTCAGCAACCGGGAATGAAGCGGGAGAAGCAACGGGGATTCAAGGGCAGGCTGATGACGGCAGTGCGGGTCAGAGTGCGGTGGATCACGGGGGAACGGCGGGGAGGGGTGCTGAGGAAGGGGTGGAGGCCGGTTCATGGACGGAGGGGGAGGCGGAACTCGGTGTGTGGCGCTTCCTTCATCATCGTGCAGATTGCATGATCGGTCTTTCGTATGAATCAGTTATCATTAAATCTCTGGTTCCTGATCGATCAACGTATACTCAGATAAATCAGGTTGTCTTGAGTTTTTTGGAAAAAGATCGGAGAAATGCTTCAGCATATCCTGGTGGGAGGAGATATACTGTCATTGTTATGTCACCATTGCTCCTGGCATGTCGTAGTCGGGGTCCGCCGAGGGGGACGAGGCGGGATGGCCAGGGCGTGTCATCGGGGATTGCGGCCGCTGGATAGGGCAAAGTCCAGGAGTTTTGCCGGGGAGGTGCAGAGATGAGCGGGCCAGGCCGGTGTTTTGTCCGGGAAATTTCGGGAAAACGGGCTGTGCTGGGCTTGCCGTTACAATCGGCGCCAACGGCGGAGCTGGCAGTGTTGTTTGGGGGATTGAGGGAGTGGCCGGGGTCTTGGGGCGAAAGGCCTTCCAGGTGGGACTTTCGGCGTGCTAGGATAGCTGGAGCGGCGTCTCCGAGAGTTGAGGAAGCCGGAAAAAGGAGTGAGGCGGCGCAAGTTTGCGAATCCGGGACGTTCCTCATGGGGGTGTGTGGTATGGCGGTCCTTTTCGCCCTGGACCTGGCAGGGTCCGCAGGGCAGAGGCGGCAGGGAAGGGTAAGGACCGCGGAAACAGGAGGGTATAACTAGAAAGCGAGGGGTCATCATTTCATTTGTGGAGGAAGAGCCATGTTTCGTACCCTGCATCGCGTATTGGCGGTGTCCGCCTTCGTATTGACTCTGTGTGCATTGTTGCCGCTGGCCGGGGTGGTGAAGGCCCAACCGGGGAAGGCGCCGTTCCGTCCGGGGTTTTTGCCGTATGTGCCGCCTGGGGAGTGGCGGCCGGCGGGGAACCTGGGGGTGCAGGGGAACCAGGGCGTGCAGGGGAATCAGGGCGTGCAGGGGAATCGCGGGATTCAAGGGAATCAGGGAGGCGTTCAGGGGTTCCAGAACTTTGGGAACCGCGGGGGATTCAACGCTTTCGGGGGTAATTTCAACGCCTTTGGCGGCGGGTTTGGCAGCTTCAATGCGTTCGGCGGGTTTGGCAGCTTCAACGCCTTTGGCGGCGGCTTCAATATGATGGGGATCGGTGGCGGATTTGGTGGCATGATGGGGATCGGTGGCGGATTTGGTGGCATGATGGGGATCGGTGGCGGATTTGGTGGCATGATGGGGATCGGTGGCGGTTTCGGCGGGAACAGCGGCATTCAATTCCTGCCTACGATTCCCGGCGGCTACTTGGGCGGCATGGGTGGCATGATGGGCATGGGTGGCTTCAACTTCGGAGGGTTTAACTTTGGTGGATTCAACTTTGGTGGATTCAACTTTGGCGGGTTTAACTTTGGTGGATTCAACTTTGGTGGATTCAACTTTGGCGGCTTCAACTTCGGGGGCTTTGGCGGGTTCAATTTCGGGGGGTTCAACTTTGGCGGATTCAACTTTGGCGGGTTCAATTTCGGGGGGTTCAACTTTGGCGGCGGATTCAATGTGTGGGGCGGGATTGGAGGATTTGGCAAAATTGGATTTGCAGGTGAGTTGGCGCAATAGCGTCTGACGGACTCTACCGTGGCTCCGGGTGGGGAGCGGTGGGGTCGAGAGGTGAAGGTCTGAGGGCAGCGCGGCTTTCTCCTTGTGAGGGCCGCGTTGTCGTTTGAGGGAAATGCAAGCGGCGGCCGCGGGGTGGCGTTGCTCTGGAGCGGGGCGGGGGTGTTTCCCTATAATTGTCCTCCACACATCGATCCCCGGAACGGAGAGGCGCGGAGATGCACGAGCGAATCGTTTATCAAGGGATCACTTTCGATGACGTGCTGCTAGAGCCGGCGTACAGCGATGTGGTGCCGCGGGATGTGGACGTGCGCACGTGGCTGACGCGGAATGTGCGGCTGAACATCCCGATCGTGTCGAGTCCGATGGACACGGTGACGGAAAGCGAATTGGCAATTGCTTTGGCACAGGAGGGAGGCATTGGCATCATCCACAAGAACATGAGCATCGCCCGGCAGACACGGGAAGTGGACAAGGTCAAGCGGAGCGAGAATGGGATCATCACCGATCCGATCACGCTGTCGCCGGATGAAACGGTGGGCCAAGCTCGGCGGATCATGGAGGAGCACAACATTTCCGGGGTTCCGATCACGGTCAACGGCTATCTCAAAGGGATCCTGACGCGGCGGGACTTGAAGTTCCTGGATGACAACAGCCAGCGGATCAGCGAGGTGATGACCAAGGACAATCTGGTCACCGCCCCTGAGAACACGACCCTGGAGGAAGCGGAACGGATCCTGACGCGGAACAAGGTGGAGAAGCTGCTTTTGGTGGACAAGGAATACCGGCTCAAGGGGCTGATCACGATCAAGGACATCGACAAGACGCAGAAGTTTCCCAATGCTTGCAAGGATGCACGGGGGCGGCTGCGGGTGGGAGCGGCGATCGGGGTGTACGAATTCGAGCGGGCGGAATCGCTGATTCAGGCCGGGGTGGATGTGCTGGTGGTGGATTCCGCCCACGGCCACAGCAAGAATGTGATCGAGACGGTGCGGGAATTGAAGCGGCAGTTTTCTATTGACGTCATCGCGGGGAATGTGGCCACGACGGAAGGGGCGCGAGCGCTGGTGGAAGCCGGTGCGGATGGCGTCAAAGTCGGGATTGGTCCTGGTTCGATCTGCACGACGCGGGTGGTCACGGGAGTGGGTGTGCCGCAGATTTCGGCGATTGCGAATGCAGCCAAGGGGTTGGAAGGCAGCGGGGTGCCTTTGATCGCGGACGGCGGCATCCGTTACAGCGGGGACATCACCAAAGCCTTGGCAGCGGGGGCGTATTGCACCATGATCGGCGGGCTGTTTGCCGGCCTGGCGGAAAGCCCTGGACAGTTGATTCTCTACCGCGGCCGATCTTTCAAACAATATCGGGGGATGGGGTCACTTGGAGCAATGATGGCGGGTAGCGCTGACCGATACCAACAAGGGGACGCCCGGAGTGATTCCTCCCGGCCGGATAATGGCAAACTGGTTCCCGAAGGGGTGGAAGGACGAGTCCCCTACAAAGGCCATCTGGCTCCCTTTGTTTACCAATTGGTCGGGGGGCTGAAAGCGGGGATGGGATATTGCGGCTGCCGGAATCTGGAAGAGCTGCGGACCAAGACGCGGTTCATTCAGGTGACGGCAGCGGCGGTGCAGGAGAGCCATCCGCATGACATTACCATTACGCAGGAAGCGCCGAATTACAGCGTGGCTCACACGGTGGTGGACGACGGTCCATGATCCGACCTGGGTCGGGGGAATGCTGGCGATCGCCGCGACCGCCGGTCCGCTGCTTGCCCAAGGACCACCTCCATCGTCCCCTTCTCCCCCGCCGTTCCCGCCTCCGATCATGTATTACCATAAACCCGCCGACTCTTCGATGCCCCGGCTGAGTTCGACTCCGGACGGGCCGCAGCGGCCGACCGCCTCTCCCTCCGTTCCCCAACCGGCCCCTGCACCCTTCGTTCCCCCGGATGCACCGGCGGAGCGCAGTCGGCCTCCTCTGGGAGCAACGCCGGCAGTCCCCTGGACGAGTCCGGTGACCGCGCAACCTCCTGCCGCTCCGTTTTCTGCTCAGAAGACGGAACCACCTCTGGGAGACAAGCGTTCCTTTGAGGAAAAAGAGCGGGACGATCGGGCCAAGCTGGTGTACAGTCCCCGCCCGGAAGATGTGTTCACCTTGGCCAATGATGGGACTTTGGAGCGGCGGATCATCGAGCGCTTGCGGGAAGAGGAGCGCAAGGCGGGCCGAGACCCGTTCGCCAAGTATCCGAAAGGGATCACGTTTCCGCCAGCTTCGCCCGCGGGCGCCGGTCTGTCGTATGTGGCCAAGACGGCCGATTATCCCCCCCGGCAGGTGGAATACGTCAACGGTTATGTCGTGCACCGCCGCTTGCATTTTGAGGAAAAAAATGCCGAACGCTACGGGTGGGACTTGGGCATTCTCCAGCCCCTGGTGTCCGCGGCGTATTTCTACAAGGATGTTCTGCTTTGGCCGAACAGCCTGGCTTCCGGCGTCGCCTACGGCTTCTGGGACACCAACATGGGCAAATGCCTGCCCGGCAGCCCCACACCCTACTATCTCTATCCTCCGGGGTTGACGATCACCGGCAGCGCGGTGGAAGGGCTGGTCATCACCGGTGCAGCGTTCGCCATCCCCTGAGCGCATCAAGCGGAGGACGGCGCGGCTTTTCGCAGGGGAGATGTGTTTTTTCTTCCCGTGGGGCCGGAGCTGGGGGAGTTACGATCATGAGGCGCAACCGGGTCAAGCAGCGGCTGCGGGCAGGCCAGCCAGTCATCGGTACGTGGTTATCTCTGGGGAACATCATCGCGGCGCGCTTCCTGGCCCGCATCGGCTTCGATTATCTGACCATCGATGTCGAACACACCCTGGCCGGGATGGAAACGACGACGCACATGCTGGCGGCGATCGCCGATGCGGGATGCGTGCCTCTGGTGCGGGTGCCGGCCGGGCGGCATGATCATATCAAGCGGATGCTGGATAACGGGGCCTATGGCGTGGTGGTGCCGATGGTCAACACCGCGGAGCAGGCACGCGAGGCAACTCTGGCCTGCCGTTATCCTCCGCGGGGCAACCGGAGCGTGGGCGGAAGCGTCCATGCCCTCAACTTCGAGGCCACGCCGGCGGAGTATTATGCCGCTGCCGATGAGGAAATCCTGTGCATTCTCCAATGTGAGCACATCGACGCGGTGCGGAACTTCGACGCGGTCTTCGGCCATGAGGGGGTGGATGCTGTCTTCGTCGGACCCAATGATCTATCGGCGAGTTTGCGGGACTGTGAGGGCCGTCCTCCGGCGACGGAGGTGCTGGAGCAGACGCTTGCGGACATTCTCCAGGGCTGTCGGCGCTTGGGAATCCCGGCGGGGATACATACCTTCAGCATCGCCGAGGCGCGCCAGCGCCTCAATGAAGGCTGGCAATTCATCGCCATCAACAGCGAGCTGCGCTTCATGATGGAGACGGCCCGGCAGGTGGTCGAGGCCCTCGGCTGCCACACGGCTGCCCGCGAAGTCGCCCGCTATTGACTCCGCCTTTTTCTGAAGCTGGAAAAACGGGCCTAGCCTGGCTCCCTTCTGCCTGGAAGACACCCTGGATTGCCTTTGGGAAGCGCTTTGTGCCCCGCGCTTGGAGGAAAGCCTGCCCCGTGCGTCTCGTCTCGTGTGGAGGAAAACCTGCCTCTCCTTCGGAAGCGAACCTTCGGAGGTAAAAATGAAGAGACCCCGCCGAGACGCCACAGGCAGTCGCCCAACCTGCCGTATGACGCCACCGGACGGGGCAAGTAGTTTGTAACATCCCGTTCCAGGTCTGTCCAGAAAATTTTGCCCTTTTTTCTCTCTAAACATAATTTTATCTACTTCATTCTGTCGGGGGCTGAAAAGTCTTTTTCTGGAAGAATTGGCAAACTGATAAGGCGAGCCAGATTTTGAGCGTCTCCCGGCTCTATTTGCGTTTCTCGGAGCGGCGTGCCCGTTTCAAGGGTGGGCAGACAGCCGGAGGCGGTGGGGCGGCGGCGGAGTCACGTCCAAGGGGGCCGAGGAGGTGGTTTCGGCGGTGGCGGATTCTGCAGTGGCGGTCTCTGGGGCGGCGGAGAGGGAGCAAGTATTCGCGCCGGAGCGGAGCATTTGCTGGACGGCAGCGGTGAGGGCACGGGGCGTGTAGGGCTTATGGATGAAGCCAGTGTAAGGCTGGTCGGTGGGAAGCTCCGTGCCGGAATGGCCGCTGGCGAAAAGGATGGGGACGGTCGGGTGCAGTTGGCGGATCTGTTCGTAGGCTTCCCGGCCGCAGAGGCGGGGCATGCTAGCATCGAGGACAATCAGGTCGATGCGGTCGGCCGCTTGCTGGAACAGTTCGACGGCCTGGAGACCATCTTCGGCGGCCAGCACGCAGTAGCCGGCCTGTTGCAAAGCAGCCACAGCGACCGCCCGGACATACGGTTCGTCATCGACCACGAGGATGGTTTCGCTGGGATTCGGGGGGGAAGCTGGAGTGGACAATTCCGCCGTCTCCTGGCGCACCGGACCGCTCGGAGTGTCCACCGGCACATAGGGCAGGTAGATGTCGAAGCGTGTGCCTTGGCCCGGCGCACTCTCGCATGCGATCCAGCCTTCATGGGCGCGTACAACGCCATACACCACAGCTAGCCCTAAGCCGGTGCCCTTGCCAATTCCCTTGGTGGTGAAGAAGGGGTCGAAGATGCGGTTTTTCACTTCCTCGGTCATGCCGCAACCAGTGTCGGCGACGCTGAGACGGACATAGGGCTTGGGTTCGTCCGAGGCATGACGTTCGCCGGAGGTAGGCCCTGCGGACGGGGGCGGAGCGGCTTGGGGGAGAATGGCGGTGGTGATGGTCAGGAGGCCGCCTTCGGGCATGGCATCGCGGGCATTGAGGCACAGGTTCATCAGGACCTGCTGCATCTGGACGGGATCGCCCCGGATGGAAGCTGGCTCCTCAGCCGGCTGATAGTGGATAGTGATGCGGGGATCGATGCTGCGGCGCAATAGACGGATTTCTTCCCGGATGAGCGTGTTGAGGTCAATAGGAACGTTTTGCAGGGGTTGGCGGCGGGCGAAGCCGAGCATCTGGCGGGTCAGCTCGGCAGCCTGTTGTGCAGCATGAGCGGCGGACTCCAGACAGGCCCGGATGGGGGACGATTCCTCCGCCTGAGTCAGGGCCAGTTCCAGATTGCCCAGGATGACGGTGAGGAGGTTGTTGAAGTCATGGGCGATGCCGCCGGCGAGTTGGCCGAGGGCTTCGAGTTTTTGCGATTGCCGCAATTGTTCTTCCAGGCGGGCCTGCTCGGTGACATCGCGGGCCACGATGATCACGCCGGAAGGGGGCGACTCCGGTGCCGTCCGCAGCGGAGCCACGACGATGTCGAGCAGCAGGGGCGGTTCCCCTGGGGGGCGGGGGATGGCTTCGCGATTGCGGATGGTCTCGCCGGTCTTGAGGACCTCCTTTTCGATCTGCCGCCGTCGTTGAATGACTTCAAGCGGTACCGGGAAAACGTCCTCGCAACGCAAGCCGATGAGCTGCTCGATGGATCGGCCGGCATATTGAGCGAAAACGGCGTTGCCGCCGAGGAAGCGGAGATCGCGGTCCTTGTAGCAGATCATGTCCGGCACGGAGGCGAAGAGGCTGTGGAGCAGAGTATTCTGGCGGACCAATTCGGCC from Thermogemmata fonticola encodes:
- a CDS encoding HpcH/HpaI aldolase family protein, translated to MRRNRVKQRLRAGQPVIGTWLSLGNIIAARFLARIGFDYLTIDVEHTLAGMETTTHMLAAIADAGCVPLVRVPAGRHDHIKRMLDNGAYGVVVPMVNTAEQAREATLACRYPPRGNRSVGGSVHALNFEATPAEYYAAADEEILCILQCEHIDAVRNFDAVFGHEGVDAVFVGPNDLSASLRDCEGRPPATEVLEQTLADILQGCRRLGIPAGIHTFSIAEARQRLNEGWQFIAINSELRFMMETARQVVEALGCHTAAREVARY
- the guaB gene encoding IMP dehydrogenase, with the protein product MHERIVYQGITFDDVLLEPAYSDVVPRDVDVRTWLTRNVRLNIPIVSSPMDTVTESELAIALAQEGGIGIIHKNMSIARQTREVDKVKRSENGIITDPITLSPDETVGQARRIMEEHNISGVPITVNGYLKGILTRRDLKFLDDNSQRISEVMTKDNLVTAPENTTLEEAERILTRNKVEKLLLVDKEYRLKGLITIKDIDKTQKFPNACKDARGRLRVGAAIGVYEFERAESLIQAGVDVLVVDSAHGHSKNVIETVRELKRQFSIDVIAGNVATTEGARALVEAGADGVKVGIGPGSICTTRVVTGVGVPQISAIANAAKGLEGSGVPLIADGGIRYSGDITKALAAGAYCTMIGGLFAGLAESPGQLILYRGRSFKQYRGMGSLGAMMAGSADRYQQGDARSDSSRPDNGKLVPEGVEGRVPYKGHLAPFVYQLVGGLKAGMGYCGCRNLEELRTKTRFIQVTAAAVQESHPHDITITQEAPNYSVAHTVVDDGP
- a CDS encoding hybrid sensor histidine kinase/response regulator, with the translated sequence MYESHPLFASAELARILFEESGDALFLLDPETDQVLEVNPVALRLTGFSRQELLGISSGALFRYEDNHSHGQHRLRGAFTKTVVFHGQDGYLLRSKQQGWIPVTLTVSRLHLPQRTLGLLVARDDRERRENLQQLRRVEAELRSVLAHSPAALWSAERITTSSGKSTWRFRYISPALGRLIGRPVETFHQLFQWLEAVHPEDRDQCDNWLKQLLSSKALHGEHQYRICTPQGETRWVRDRLTIVREESGRAVRLDGCLVDVTEQQAAAAELVRQNTLLHSLFASVPDMICYKDRDLRFLGGNAVFAQYAGRSIEQLIGLRCEDVFPVPLEVIQRRRQIEKEVLKTGETIRNREAIPRPPGEPPLLLDIVVAPLRTAPESPPSGVIIVARDVTEQARLEEQLRQSQKLEALGQLAGGIAHDFNNLLTVILGNLELALTQAEESSPIRACLESAAHAAQQAAELTRQMLGFARRQPLQNVPIDLNTLIREEIRLLRRSIDPRITIHYQPAEEPASIRGDPVQMQQVLMNLCLNARDAMPEGGLLTITTAILPQAAPPPSAGPTSGERHASDEPKPYVRLSVADTGCGMTEEVKNRIFDPFFTTKGIGKGTGLGLAVVYGVVRAHEGWIACESAPGQGTRFDIYLPYVPVDTPSGPVRQETAELSTPASPPNPSETILVVDDEPYVRAVAVAALQQAGYCVLAAEDGLQAVELFQQAADRIDLIVLDASMPRLCGREAYEQIRQLHPTVPILFASGHSGTELPTDQPYTGFIHKPYTPRALTAAVQQMLRSGANTCSLSAAPETATAESATAETTSSAPLDVTPPPPHRLRLSAHP